A portion of the Deltaproteobacteria bacterium genome contains these proteins:
- a CDS encoding helix-turn-helix transcriptional regulator has protein sequence MLRRTCMKLRQALVRYLKHSGLSASTLAERAGVPKGTLQGWCLGKRPRNMDQVREVAKFIGVSLDALLFDEADYAALRITTKQLEGFTVDPDGWHRGTLEVRFRHLPGQARKN, from the coding sequence ATGCTCAGGAGGACATGCATGAAACTGCGACAGGCATTGGTCAGGTATCTGAAACACTCTGGGCTAAGTGCGTCCACCTTGGCCGAGAGAGCTGGAGTCCCGAAGGGTACGCTGCAAGGCTGGTGTCTAGGTAAAAGGCCCCGCAACATGGATCAGGTCAGAGAGGTGGCTAAGTTTATCGGTGTATCGTTGGATGCTCTCCTATTTGACGAAGCTGATTACGCGGCGCTCAGGATCACCACCAAACAACTCGAGGGTTTCACAGTCGATCCCGACGGCTGGCATAGAGGTACCTTGGAGGTGCGTTTTAGGCATCTACCGGGGCAAGCCAGGAAGAATTAG